A genomic window from Glaciihabitans sp. INWT7 includes:
- a CDS encoding FtsK/SpoIIIE domain-containing protein has translation MTDRPTPPSTSARPGEVAQPLPAPRGPEQARAQSFPLIAVLAPVIGSVLIWALTRSPFALVFALLGPLVAVASVADARLQSRRAARRESVRFAAEVAATRTAIDRRHARERDRLLREAPGAVGIAARASHDPERWRDSPSAGVPVRLGLGNAPSSVRLGGMAVAALRADDPVEAAIGQLNDLASTVEAAPIVVDARFGIGVCGPVALAQSVARGILLQLGDRLAPDAGLFSAGPEALDWLESLPHRSAMTPGLSGAVVRWSCAGESGVLAVAPRVEQLPSECRVVVRVVAGRRARVERAPDDAGLDTPVDLIVELVSAEQAIELGALLADAARILSRNAPQPDEPSEQDFDSLPPPEGAFGQPGTLACVFARRADGGGMTVDLVAEGPHAIVGGTTGSGKSELLISWVLAMARIHSPSVVTFLLVDFKGGATFAGLSELPHVVGIVTDLDERTAHRAMLSLRAEIRLRERVIADAGARSVDDPGVDVPRLVIVVDEFAAMATDYPELHDLFADLAARGRSLGLHLVLCTQRPAVAIRDAVLANATLRLSLRVNNRADSLAVLGTGQAAELSGEHPGRAFVSIASGSAHGVRVARATEADIARVIGRSPRHPTPIRRPWCDDLATSIPLASLERHGTPIPFAMVDLPEQQRQETARYDPSRHGSLLVIGAQGSGKSELFATLAAAPGVEQLPSTPDAAWDAVEAAIERVRSARRGARLMLADDLDALVGRFGEEYQPAFVDRLVELARDGSAVGLQLGLAVRRVPPGIQTLASLCDERIVLRLASRQDHLMAGGTSPGYVANAPPGAGEWRGSRIQVAWSVPAAGGDIAAGSGEYPPVEDGFDLAGYPFVAIVTTRVAEFSRRLGEIRPPLGELVHLSSAPRPGALEVVDPRGSTILIADPDSWQGNWALLGAARSQGLVVVDRCSVAEFRAISGRRALPPPIRPGADQCWALRPDGSVRRMRTPSA, from the coding sequence GTGACCGATCGCCCGACTCCGCCTTCGACCTCCGCCCGACCGGGCGAGGTGGCGCAACCGCTGCCCGCTCCCCGAGGCCCGGAACAGGCCAGGGCGCAGAGCTTTCCTCTCATTGCCGTTCTCGCGCCGGTCATCGGTTCCGTGCTCATCTGGGCGCTCACCCGCTCCCCGTTCGCCCTGGTGTTCGCTCTCCTCGGCCCGCTCGTGGCGGTCGCCAGTGTCGCAGACGCCCGGCTGCAGTCCCGGCGCGCGGCGCGGCGGGAGTCGGTGCGGTTCGCCGCGGAGGTCGCGGCCACGCGCACCGCGATCGACAGGCGGCATGCGCGGGAGCGGGACCGATTGCTGCGCGAGGCCCCCGGCGCGGTCGGGATTGCCGCTCGGGCATCACACGACCCCGAGCGGTGGCGCGACTCTCCGAGTGCCGGGGTGCCCGTGCGTCTCGGCCTCGGCAACGCGCCCAGTTCGGTGCGGCTCGGCGGGATGGCCGTGGCCGCGCTTCGGGCCGACGATCCAGTGGAGGCCGCGATCGGGCAACTGAACGATCTCGCCTCGACAGTAGAGGCCGCGCCGATCGTGGTCGACGCACGATTCGGAATCGGGGTGTGCGGGCCGGTCGCGCTGGCGCAGTCCGTCGCCCGCGGCATCCTGCTCCAACTGGGGGACCGTCTCGCGCCGGACGCTGGCCTGTTCTCGGCCGGCCCAGAAGCTCTCGACTGGCTGGAGTCGTTGCCGCACCGGTCGGCGATGACGCCGGGTCTGTCGGGCGCCGTCGTCCGCTGGAGTTGTGCTGGCGAGTCCGGCGTGCTGGCCGTCGCTCCCCGGGTGGAGCAGCTTCCCTCGGAGTGCAGAGTGGTAGTGAGGGTCGTCGCTGGTCGGCGAGCGCGGGTGGAGCGGGCTCCGGATGACGCGGGGCTCGACACGCCCGTCGATCTGATCGTCGAGCTCGTGTCGGCCGAGCAGGCCATCGAGCTCGGCGCTCTCCTCGCCGACGCGGCGCGGATCCTCTCCCGGAATGCTCCGCAGCCGGATGAGCCATCCGAGCAGGACTTCGACTCTCTCCCGCCTCCCGAGGGGGCGTTCGGCCAGCCCGGCACCCTCGCCTGCGTGTTCGCCCGGCGCGCCGACGGAGGGGGGATGACAGTCGACCTCGTGGCCGAGGGACCCCACGCGATCGTCGGGGGCACGACGGGAAGCGGAAAGAGTGAACTGCTCATCAGCTGGGTGCTGGCGATGGCACGCATTCACTCGCCCTCGGTCGTCACCTTCCTGCTGGTCGACTTCAAGGGTGGTGCGACATTCGCCGGTCTGAGCGAGCTCCCGCATGTGGTCGGCATCGTGACCGACCTCGACGAGAGAACGGCCCACCGCGCGATGCTGAGTCTGCGAGCGGAGATCAGGTTGCGCGAGCGCGTCATCGCCGACGCGGGAGCCCGGTCGGTGGACGACCCCGGCGTCGACGTGCCCCGGCTCGTGATCGTGGTCGACGAGTTCGCCGCGATGGCCACCGACTACCCCGAGTTGCACGACCTGTTCGCCGACCTGGCGGCGCGAGGACGCTCTCTCGGCCTGCATCTCGTCCTGTGCACCCAACGGCCCGCTGTCGCCATCCGGGATGCGGTGCTCGCCAACGCGACCCTGCGCCTCTCGCTGAGGGTGAACAATCGCGCCGACAGCCTCGCCGTGCTCGGCACGGGGCAGGCCGCGGAGCTCTCGGGCGAGCATCCCGGGCGTGCCTTCGTCTCGATCGCCAGCGGATCCGCGCACGGGGTGCGCGTCGCTCGCGCCACCGAGGCCGACATCGCAAGGGTGATCGGCCGGAGTCCTCGACACCCGACGCCGATCCGCCGGCCGTGGTGCGACGACCTCGCCACCTCCATTCCCCTCGCCTCGCTCGAGCGTCACGGCACGCCGATTCCCTTCGCGATGGTCGACCTGCCAGAGCAGCAGCGGCAGGAGACGGCCCGATACGATCCGTCCCGGCACGGCAGCCTGCTCGTGATCGGAGCGCAGGGCTCGGGCAAGAGCGAACTGTTCGCGACCCTTGCCGCTGCCCCCGGTGTTGAGCAACTGCCGTCGACCCCGGACGCGGCCTGGGATGCCGTCGAGGCGGCGATCGAGCGCGTTCGATCCGCACGGAGGGGGGCACGGCTGATGCTCGCGGACGACCTGGACGCGCTCGTCGGCAGATTCGGGGAGGAGTACCAGCCTGCCTTCGTCGACCGACTGGTCGAACTCGCGCGCGACGGATCTGCGGTGGGACTGCAACTCGGCCTGGCGGTGCGCCGCGTTCCTCCGGGCATACAGACTCTCGCGTCACTCTGCGACGAGCGCATCGTTCTGAGGCTCGCGTCTCGCCAAGACCACCTCATGGCCGGCGGCACCTCACCAGGGTACGTCGCGAATGCCCCGCCCGGAGCGGGCGAGTGGCGCGGATCCCGCATCCAGGTCGCCTGGTCGGTGCCGGCGGCAGGGGGTGACATCGCCGCGGGGTCGGGGGAGTACCCTCCGGTCGAGGACGGTTTCGACCTCGCGGGCTATCCCTTCGTCGCGATAGTGACGACTCGAGTCGCCGAGTTCTCACGTCGTCTCGGCGAGATCCGTCCGCCGCTCGGCGAGCTGGTGCACCTCTCCTCGGCGCCACGTCCCGGCGCACTCGAGGTGGTCGACCCGCGGGGGTCGACGATCCTCATCGCGGATCCGGACAGTTGGCAGGGCAACTGGGCGCTCCTCGGCGCCGCCCGTTCTCAGGGACTCGTGGTGGTCGACCGCTGCAGCGTTGCCGAATTCCGCGCGATCAGCGGTCGTCGGGCCCTTCCGCCACCGATCCGCCCTGGTGCAGACCAGTGCTGGGCCTTGCGGCCCGATGGATCGGTGCGGCGGATGCGGACACCATCCGCCTGA
- a CDS encoding transglutaminase family protein: MSTGSDSIRRIDSKRRSRVEKRRPGRRRSSGRVRLPFAFTAITILMLWTTSLVASAALWPIYQSVQLIAVVGATILIGSAIAVSGALYRWSTLTITLVSIGVYLLVGVPLAIPDRALYGVLPSAQGEIELLQATALSWKQLLTITLPVGSYESLLVPAFILVLITTVVGLSVGLRARWGELGVLAPIALFITAIVFGAATATWPLELSLGLLATSLAWLVWRRWFRRRASIRLLAAQALDSDGRPLETASDTTFAGFRTIMSAGLIVLLAAGASIAATLSLPPTVQRHVLRTAIVKPFDPRIYASPLSGFRHYEQTIAANTTMLTVTGLPIGGRIRIATLDTYDGIVYSVGSSEVSSESGSFTRVPSTFDQSDTVGDPVSVRVMVGDYSGIWLPTVGKFTSVNFEGADAPELRNSFFYNNTSGTAAVVRPLASGDSYSLTAVQPRQPSAEQLGTLRPGNAAVPPTAQIPDQLSSTLDDWTRTETAPGARLAAMITAMKQTGYISHGVDPEQPASRSGHAADRITQLLTDQRMIGDQEQYAVTAALMARQLGFPARVVFGFVPEVNTQGPTQVLGKNISAWIEVDTAQYGWVTVDPTPPVRDIPAELPKDPTTIARPQSPVQPPIEDPTRPTAQQPPEGTQDSSAKDNPLLAVLLVVLQVLAWVAIGAAIILAPFIAIVVAKLRRRMLRRKAPTAIQRISGGWQEFEDAVIDRGLEPPVSPTRTEVASTVGGVQSLVLAAVADRAVFSPDQPRDEEADQVWRAVEDLRASMNDGRTRWQRIRAAISLRSLGGYSVKRLFRR, encoded by the coding sequence GTGAGTACCGGATCGGACAGCATCCGCCGCATCGACAGCAAGCGCCGGTCCCGGGTGGAGAAGCGCCGTCCGGGGCGCCGACGGTCATCCGGTCGCGTGCGCCTGCCGTTCGCCTTCACGGCGATCACGATCCTGATGCTGTGGACCACATCCCTCGTGGCCTCCGCGGCTCTCTGGCCGATCTACCAGTCCGTGCAACTGATCGCCGTTGTAGGTGCGACCATTCTCATCGGATCGGCCATCGCGGTCTCCGGCGCCCTGTACCGCTGGTCGACGCTCACCATCACCCTCGTCTCGATCGGCGTCTACCTGCTGGTCGGAGTGCCCCTCGCCATCCCCGACCGCGCGCTCTACGGCGTTCTGCCGAGCGCTCAGGGCGAGATCGAATTGCTGCAGGCCACCGCGCTGAGTTGGAAGCAGCTTCTCACCATCACACTCCCCGTGGGATCGTACGAGTCCCTTCTGGTCCCGGCGTTCATCCTCGTGCTCATCACCACCGTCGTCGGCCTCTCGGTGGGCCTCCGCGCGCGCTGGGGTGAACTCGGGGTGCTCGCGCCCATCGCGCTCTTCATCACCGCGATCGTCTTCGGCGCGGCCACCGCGACCTGGCCCCTCGAACTCTCGCTCGGACTGCTCGCGACCTCCTTGGCGTGGCTCGTCTGGCGGCGATGGTTCCGGCGCAGAGCCTCCATCCGACTGCTCGCGGCCCAGGCCCTCGACAGCGACGGTCGACCACTCGAGACGGCGAGCGACACCACCTTCGCCGGCTTCCGCACGATAATGAGCGCCGGGCTCATCGTGCTGCTCGCGGCCGGCGCCTCGATCGCCGCCACGCTCTCCCTTCCGCCAACGGTGCAGCGTCACGTGTTGCGCACCGCCATCGTGAAACCCTTCGATCCGCGGATCTACGCGAGCCCTTTGAGCGGCTTCCGGCACTACGAGCAGACCATCGCGGCGAACACCACGATGCTCACCGTCACCGGCTTGCCGATCGGCGGTCGAATCCGCATCGCCACGCTCGACACATACGACGGCATCGTCTACTCGGTGGGCAGCTCCGAGGTCTCGAGCGAGTCGGGTTCCTTCACGCGGGTGCCCTCCACCTTCGACCAGTCCGACACCGTCGGGGATCCGGTCTCCGTTCGTGTGATGGTCGGCGACTACTCCGGCATCTGGCTTCCCACCGTCGGCAAGTTCACGAGCGTGAACTTCGAGGGAGCGGATGCCCCGGAGCTGCGGAACTCGTTCTTCTACAACAACACCAGCGGTACCGCCGCGGTCGTGAGGCCCCTCGCCTCTGGCGACAGCTATTCGCTGACGGCCGTGCAGCCCCGCCAGCCCTCTGCCGAGCAACTCGGGACTCTTCGCCCGGGAAACGCCGCCGTACCACCGACCGCGCAGATCCCAGACCAGCTCTCGTCTACCCTCGACGACTGGACGCGCACCGAGACCGCTCCGGGAGCGCGGCTCGCGGCGATGATCACCGCGATGAAGCAGACCGGCTACATCAGCCACGGAGTGGACCCCGAGCAACCGGCCAGCCGCTCCGGCCACGCCGCGGACCGCATCACTCAGTTGCTCACCGACCAGCGCATGATCGGCGACCAGGAGCAGTACGCCGTCACCGCAGCGTTGATGGCCCGCCAGCTGGGCTTTCCGGCGCGGGTCGTCTTCGGCTTCGTGCCGGAGGTCAACACCCAGGGTCCGACGCAGGTTCTCGGCAAGAACATTTCCGCCTGGATCGAGGTCGACACGGCCCAGTACGGCTGGGTGACGGTGGATCCGACGCCGCCGGTGCGCGACATCCCTGCCGAACTGCCGAAGGATCCGACGACCATCGCCCGCCCGCAGTCGCCCGTGCAGCCTCCCATCGAGGATCCCACCCGTCCCACCGCGCAGCAGCCCCCGGAGGGCACCCAGGACTCGTCCGCGAAGGATAATCCGCTGCTCGCCGTGCTTCTCGTCGTGCTCCAGGTGCTCGCCTGGGTGGCGATCGGCGCGGCGATCATCCTCGCCCCGTTCATCGCGATCGTGGTCGCGAAGCTGAGGCGGCGGATGCTGCGACGGAAGGCGCCGACCGCCATCCAGCGGATCAGCGGCGGGTGGCAGGAGTTCGAGGATGCCGTGATCGATCGTGGTCTCGAACCGCCGGTCTCCCCGACTCGCACCGAAGTCGCATCGACGGTCGGGGGAGTGCAGTCCCTCGTGCTGGCTGCGGTCGCCGACCGCGCGGTGTTCTCACCGGACCAGCCGCGAGACGAGGAGGCCGATCAGGTCTGGCGCGCGGTCGAAGACCTGCGGGCATCCATGAATGACGGCCGCACGCGGTGGCAGCGCATCCGGGCCGCGATCTCCTTGCGATCGCTCGGTGGATATAGTGTCAAGAGACTGTTCAGGCGATAG
- a CDS encoding zinc ribbon domain-containing protein, translating into MTCTFCGTPLPAGALFCGECGRAVVGVPLVSATLAAAPPPSVEHRQTVDYPNSPVMPTVQNPVPPLVVPRSDGAATVVCEQCGSPMSEDDIFCGECGFVSRAASEDFGRSRDTAIINLDPPNTAVSRPRPVPVVDHLPEFVRPAEAVPPAVYSDPAIPAPEATPGPDALVTPPEPARATPPTPTPPGAPRTDVPFDDSADLEATRISRPGRAGERFVLQFSTGESFTVSGSGLIGRNPRSEPGEYFDQLVRVLDPSRSVSKVHLEFGQDAGRFWIMDRYSGNGTIVREPESEAVRCQPEKRFRIARGTRVDIGEQFFIVS; encoded by the coding sequence ATGACGTGTACCTTCTGCGGAACCCCGTTGCCTGCGGGCGCCCTCTTCTGTGGCGAGTGCGGTCGCGCGGTCGTCGGAGTGCCGCTCGTCTCCGCCACTCTCGCAGCGGCGCCTCCGCCTTCCGTCGAGCATCGACAGACCGTCGACTATCCGAACTCTCCCGTGATGCCGACCGTGCAGAACCCGGTTCCCCCGCTGGTCGTGCCGCGGTCGGATGGCGCGGCCACGGTGGTCTGCGAGCAGTGTGGTTCGCCGATGTCGGAAGACGACATCTTCTGCGGTGAGTGCGGCTTCGTCTCCCGGGCCGCCAGCGAGGATTTCGGGCGCTCCCGCGACACCGCCATCATCAATCTCGACCCCCCGAACACCGCGGTCTCACGCCCTCGGCCCGTGCCCGTCGTCGACCACCTACCCGAATTCGTGAGGCCCGCGGAGGCCGTGCCACCGGCGGTCTACTCCGATCCCGCCATTCCCGCGCCTGAGGCGACACCGGGACCGGACGCCCTCGTGACGCCCCCCGAGCCGGCTCGGGCTACACCGCCGACGCCGACGCCGCCGGGAGCCCCGCGTACTGACGTGCCGTTCGACGATTCGGCCGATCTCGAGGCCACCCGCATCTCGCGCCCGGGTCGGGCGGGAGAGCGTTTCGTGCTGCAGTTCAGCACGGGTGAGAGCTTCACGGTCTCCGGCAGCGGGCTCATCGGCCGCAACCCACGCTCGGAGCCCGGCGAGTATTTCGACCAGCTCGTGCGCGTGCTCGACCCGAGCAGATCGGTGTCGAAGGTGCACCTGGAATTCGGCCAGGATGCCGGACGATTCTGGATCATGGACCGCTACTCCGGAAACGGCACGATCGTGCGCGAACCCGAGTCGGAAGCGGTGCGGTGTCAGCCGGAGAAGCGCTTCCGGATCGCCCGCGGCACGCGGGTGGACATCGGCGAGCAGTTCTTCATCGTGAGCTGA
- a CDS encoding DUF58 domain-containing protein — translation MRGQSGHVSRSSLSSSHFDSAHGTATVGLTNARTRIVGNRTGFLADAIITLVRFFRAIGEVLSAWFRRVSSVVTPLGWSMLFVVPAAFVFGYGLGWVELVAVAFAGTVLILIAAAYLIGRNAFAIELTVAHSRVVVGDRATGLITVTNPTRRRLIGVKVEVPIGRGLAEIAMPGLSRGAAFRHEFLVPTTHRGVLAIGPVRTVRADPVGLVRRELVWTDAKELFIHPRTIGIPSTSTGFVRDLEGNPTRDLSNSDVSFHALREYVPGDERRYIHWKSTAKTGIYMVRQFEETRRSHLVIALSLASANYATDEEFEMAVSVAGSLGARAIRDARNVAVVVSEKTPEFAKRKVLAVRHLNTLTRTRLLDDLAVVEHAESALGIMDVARVAADEITGISVAFLVCGSLATATELRAASTKFPPGVEVVAVVCDPETIPGLRRVAGLSVLTIGYLEDLQKSLARAAAA, via the coding sequence GTGCGGGGGCAGTCCGGCCACGTTTCGCGATCCTCCCTGTCGTCTTCGCACTTCGATTCCGCGCACGGCACCGCCACGGTCGGGCTCACCAACGCCCGCACTCGCATCGTCGGCAATCGCACCGGCTTCCTCGCCGACGCGATCATCACCCTCGTTCGCTTCTTCCGCGCCATCGGCGAGGTGCTCTCCGCCTGGTTCCGGCGCGTCTCGTCGGTTGTCACACCGCTCGGTTGGTCGATGCTCTTCGTGGTTCCTGCCGCCTTCGTCTTCGGCTACGGGCTTGGCTGGGTGGAACTGGTGGCTGTGGCGTTCGCCGGTACGGTGCTCATCCTCATCGCGGCCGCCTACCTGATCGGTCGCAACGCCTTCGCCATCGAGCTGACCGTCGCCCACAGTCGGGTGGTGGTGGGGGACCGGGCGACCGGCCTGATCACGGTGACGAATCCGACCAGGCGCCGTCTCATCGGGGTGAAGGTAGAGGTGCCCATCGGGCGCGGCCTCGCCGAGATCGCCATGCCCGGATTGTCCCGCGGCGCCGCATTCCGCCACGAATTCCTCGTTCCGACGACCCATCGCGGTGTCCTGGCCATCGGTCCCGTGCGCACGGTGCGCGCAGACCCGGTGGGGCTTGTGCGCCGTGAACTGGTCTGGACGGACGCCAAGGAGCTGTTCATCCACCCGCGCACCATCGGCATCCCCTCCACCAGCACCGGGTTCGTTCGCGACCTCGAGGGCAATCCCACCAGGGACCTGTCGAACAGCGACGTGTCCTTTCACGCACTGCGTGAATACGTGCCGGGAGACGAGCGACGCTACATCCACTGGAAGAGCACGGCGAAGACGGGCATCTACATGGTGCGCCAGTTCGAGGAGACCCGCCGAAGTCACCTGGTGATCGCCCTCAGTCTCGCGAGCGCGAACTACGCGACCGATGAGGAGTTCGAGATGGCGGTGAGCGTTGCGGGCTCCCTCGGCGCACGCGCGATCCGGGACGCCCGCAACGTCGCCGTCGTCGTCAGTGAGAAGACGCCGGAGTTCGCCAAGCGCAAGGTCCTCGCGGTGCGGCACCTCAACACACTCACCCGCACTCGGCTGCTCGACGACCTCGCGGTCGTCGAGCACGCGGAATCCGCGCTCGGCATCATGGATGTCGCCCGGGTCGCGGCGGACGAGATCACCGGGATCTCGGTCGCCTTCCTGGTCTGCGGATCGCTCGCCACTGCCACAGAGCTGCGCGCGGCATCCACCAAGTTCCCTCCCGGAGTGGAGGTGGTCGCTGTCGTGTGCGACCCGGAGACGATCCCCGGGCTCCGTCGGGTCGCCGGGCTGAGTGTGCTGACCATCGGCTACCTCGAAGACCTCCAGAAGTCCCTCGCCAGGGCGGCGGCCGCGTGA
- a CDS encoding PotD/PotF family extracellular solute-binding protein — protein sequence MTRSLPTDPMVHRLIREARTASLSRRNVLTGAGIGAAALSLAACSTGGPAAKPTAAADKSSSDKNIKWDNWAAYIDEDADGKTHPTLDAFEKQSGISVKYDVAVDDNNTYYGKVKDQLALGQDIGADLVCLTDWMVSRLINFGYVQNFDLSKIPNAKNLTPSLQDVDFDPGRKKSLPWQGGFAGICWNKDKVPGGLKSVDDLWDKSLKGRVGVLSEMRDTIGLIMMQAGVDISSKWADSKFDDAIDVFRKQVNDGQIRNIKGNAYLEDLKSEDTLAAICWSGDITVINAEAGDKWEFAIPEAGGTLWNDNFVIPIGSQKKSASEELINYYYQPEVAAEVAAWVNYITPVVGAKEAMQAIDPTLADNQLIFPDEKTLSNTKVFRTLTGAEESKFGAAFQAVLLGS from the coding sequence ATGACCAGGTCACTACCAACGGATCCGATGGTCCATCGTCTGATCCGCGAGGCGCGCACCGCCTCCCTCTCCCGTCGCAACGTCCTCACCGGGGCAGGCATCGGCGCTGCGGCACTCTCCCTCGCCGCCTGTTCGACCGGAGGACCGGCCGCAAAGCCCACCGCGGCGGCAGACAAGTCGAGTAGTGACAAGAACATCAAGTGGGACAACTGGGCGGCATACATCGACGAGGATGCGGACGGCAAGACCCACCCGACGCTCGATGCCTTCGAGAAGCAGTCCGGCATCTCCGTGAAGTACGACGTCGCGGTCGACGACAACAACACCTATTACGGCAAGGTGAAAGACCAGCTCGCCCTCGGCCAGGACATCGGCGCCGACCTCGTCTGCCTCACCGACTGGATGGTTAGCCGCCTCATCAACTTCGGTTACGTGCAGAACTTCGATCTCTCGAAGATCCCGAATGCCAAGAACCTCACCCCCTCGCTCCAGGACGTGGATTTCGACCCCGGACGCAAGAAATCCCTTCCCTGGCAGGGCGGCTTCGCCGGCATCTGCTGGAACAAGGACAAGGTGCCCGGCGGCCTCAAGTCGGTCGACGACCTCTGGGACAAGTCGCTCAAGGGTCGAGTCGGAGTGCTCTCGGAGATGCGCGACACGATCGGCCTCATCATGATGCAGGCCGGGGTGGACATCTCATCCAAGTGGGCGGACTCGAAGTTCGACGACGCCATCGACGTGTTCCGCAAACAGGTCAACGACGGCCAGATCCGCAACATCAAGGGCAACGCCTACCTCGAAGACCTCAAGAGCGAGGACACGCTCGCCGCGATCTGCTGGTCGGGTGACATCACGGTGATCAATGCCGAGGCCGGGGACAAGTGGGAGTTCGCCATCCCCGAGGCGGGCGGAACGCTCTGGAACGACAACTTCGTGATCCCGATCGGGTCGCAGAAGAAGTCCGCTTCCGAAGAGCTCATCAACTACTACTACCAGCCGGAGGTCGCCGCAGAGGTCGCGGCCTGGGTCAACTACATCACCCCCGTCGTCGGCGCGAAGGAGGCGATGCAGGCCATCGACCCCACGCTCGCCGACAACCAGCTGATCTTCCCCGATGAGAAGACGCTGTCGAACACCAAGGTCTTCCGCACTCTCACCGGGGCAGAGGAAAGCAAATTCGGCGCCGCCTTCCAGGCCGTACTCCTGGGCTCCTGA
- the ald gene encoding alanine dehydrogenase has translation MRVAVPSEVKNNEFRVAITPAGVHDLVAHGHEVLVQSGAGVGSSIPDEAYIDAGASISPDAASTWAAADLLLKVKEPVESEYGYFRDDLLLFTYLHLAAERRLTDELVARGVTGIAYETVQLPSRALPLLAPMSEVAGRLAPIVGANAMLKPNGGPGLLVPGVPGTHPARIVVLGGGVAGTNALSVAVGLGAEVTVLDTNLQRLRELDALYAGRVKTIASNSFEIDRACVDADMVIGSVLVPGAKAPKLVSNELVSRMKPGSVLVDIAVDQGGCFADSHATTHADPTFTVHGSLFYCVANMPGAVPNTSTYALTNATLPYVRAIANNGWIEALRADPSLALGLNTHAGEIISEPVASAHGLGFRTLASVLA, from the coding sequence ATGAGAGTCGCCGTTCCGTCCGAGGTCAAGAACAACGAGTTCCGGGTGGCGATAACCCCGGCGGGAGTGCATGACCTGGTCGCGCACGGCCACGAGGTGCTCGTGCAGAGCGGAGCCGGCGTCGGGTCATCCATTCCGGATGAGGCCTACATCGATGCCGGCGCTTCCATCAGCCCGGATGCGGCCTCGACCTGGGCGGCGGCAGACCTACTGCTCAAGGTGAAGGAGCCCGTCGAGAGCGAATACGGCTATTTCCGGGACGACCTGCTGCTCTTCACCTACCTCCACCTCGCAGCCGAGCGCCGACTCACCGACGAACTGGTGGCGCGCGGCGTGACCGGCATCGCCTACGAGACCGTGCAGCTCCCCTCCCGAGCGCTCCCGCTGCTCGCCCCGATGAGCGAGGTCGCCGGCCGACTCGCCCCGATCGTCGGCGCCAACGCGATGCTCAAACCCAATGGTGGGCCCGGCCTGCTCGTGCCCGGGGTTCCCGGCACCCATCCGGCCCGGATCGTCGTGCTCGGCGGCGGCGTCGCCGGAACCAACGCGCTGTCGGTGGCGGTGGGGCTCGGTGCGGAGGTCACGGTGCTCGACACGAACCTGCAGCGACTGCGCGAACTCGACGCTCTCTACGCCGGACGCGTCAAGACCATCGCCTCCAATTCCTTCGAGATCGACCGGGCCTGTGTGGATGCGGACATGGTCATCGGATCGGTGCTCGTGCCGGGCGCAAAGGCTCCCAAGCTCGTGAGCAACGAGCTCGTGTCGCGGATGAAGCCGGGCAGCGTGCTCGTGGACATCGCCGTGGACCAGGGTGGATGCTTCGCCGACTCACACGCGACCACCCACGCCGATCCCACCTTCACGGTGCACGGTTCGCTCTTCTACTGCGTCGCAAACATGCCGGGCGCCGTGCCGAACACCTCCACCTACGCGCTCACCAACGCGACGCTGCCCTATGTGCGCGCCATTGCGAACAACGGCTGGATCGAGGCGCTGCGGGCCGATCCGTCCCTCGCCCTCGGGCTCAACACCCACGCCGGGGAGATCATCAGCGAGCCTGTCGCGTCGGCGCATGGGCTCGGCTTCCGCACTCTCGCGAGCGTGCTGGCCTGA